A stretch of the Medicago truncatula cultivar Jemalong A17 chromosome 5, MtrunA17r5.0-ANR, whole genome shotgun sequence genome encodes the following:
- the LOC11432279 gene encoding lysM domain receptor-like kinase 3 — protein sequence MIHHTPKFLSYVPIILYTMKPIKFRLSFLFMLLASKSFIAESKCSKTCNIALASYYLQDDTNLTYVSNIMQSNLVTKPEDIVSYNTDTITNKDFVQSFTRVNVPFPCDCIHDEFLGHIFQYQVATKDTYLSVASNNYSNLTTSEWLQNFNSYPSNDIPDTGTLNVTVNCSCGNSDVSKDYGLFITYPLRPEDSLELISNKTEIDAELLQKYNPGVNFSQGSGLVYIPGKDQNRNYVPFHTSTGGLSGGVITGISVGAVAGLILLSFCIYVTYYRKKKIRKQEFLSEESSAIFGQVKNDEVSGNATYGTSDSASPANMIGIRVEKSGEFSYEELANATNNFNMANKIGQGGFGEVYYAELNGEKAAIKKMDMKATKEFLAELKVLTRVHHVNLVRLIGYCVEGSLFLVYEYIDNGNLGQHLRSSDGEPLSWSIRVKIALDSARGLEYIHEHTVPTYIHRDIKSENILLDKNFCAKVADFGLTKLIDAGISSVPTVNMAGTFGYMPPEYAYGSVSSKIDVYAFGVVLYELISAKAAVIMGEDSGADLKGLVVLFEEVFDQPHPIEGLKKLVDPRLGDNYPIDHVFKMAQLAKVCTNSDPQQRPNMSSVVVALTTLTSTTEDWDITSIFKNPNLVNLMSGR from the exons ATGATTCATCACACACCCAAATTCTTATCCTATGTTCCTATTATACTGTACACAATGAAACCAATCAAATTCAGattatcatttttattcatGTTACTAGCCTCTAAATCCTTCATAGCAGAATCAAAATGTAGCAAAACTTGTAATATAGCGTTAGCTTCCTATTATCTACAAGATGATACAAATCTCACATATGTTTCAAACATCATGCAATCAAACCTTGTTACAAAACCAGAAGATATTGTTAGTTACAACACAGACACAATAACAAACAAAGATTTTGTCCAATCTTTTACAAGAGTGAATGTTCCATTCCCTTGTGATTGCATCCATGATGAGTTTCTTGGCCATATATTTCAATACCAAGTTGCTACAAAAGATACTTATTTATCTGTTGCTAGTAACAATTATTCCAATTTGACTACTTCTGAATGGTTGCAAAATTTCAATAGCTATCCATCAAATGATATTCCTGATACTGGAACTCTTAATGTTACTGTTAATTGTTCATGTGGGAACAGTGATGTTTCCAAGGATTATGGTTTGTTTATTACATATCCTCTTAGACCTGAGGATTCTTTGGAATTGATTTCTAATAAGACTGAAATTGATGCTGAGTTGCTGCAAAAGTATAACCCTGGTGTGAATTTTAGTCAAGGGAGTGGTTTGGTTTATATTCCTGGGAAAG ACCAAAATCGTAACTATGTGCCTTTTCACACTAG caCTGGAG GTCTATCAGGTGGAGTTATAACTGGAATATCTGTTGGAGCAGTAGCAGGACTAATTCTATTATCATTTTGCATTTATGTTACGTATTACCGAAAGAAGAAGATAAGGAAGCAAGAATTTCTTTCGGAAGAATCCAGCGCGATCTTCGGTCAAGTTAAGAATG ATGAAGTCTCCGGTAATGCTACATATGGAACTTCAGATTCTGCGAGTCCTGCTAATATGATTGGAATTAGGGTGGAAAAATCAGGAGAGTTTTCATATGAAGAACTAGCCAATGCCACAAATAACTTCAACATGGCTAACAAAATCGGTCAAGGTGGTTTCGGTGAAGTCTATTACGCAGAGCTGAATGGCGAG AAAGCTGCAATAAAAAAGATGGACATGAAAGCAACAAAAGAATTTCTTGCTGAGTTGAAGGTGTTGACGCGTGTTCATCACGTGAACCTG GTACGCTTGATCGGATACTGTGTTGAGGGATCCCTTTTCCTTGTCTATGAATACATTGATAATGGAAACTTAGGCCAACATCTACGCAGTTCAG ATGGAGAACCTTTGTCATGGTCTATCAGGGTTAAAATTGCTCTGGATTCAGCCAGAGGTCTTGAATACATTCACGAACATACCGTCCCTACATATATTCATCGCGACATAAAGTCAGAAAATATTCTATTAGACAAAAACTTCTGTGCAAAG gTTGCAGACTTCGGATTAACCAAGCTGATTGATGCTGGAATTTCATCAGTTCCCACTGTTAATATGGCTGGCACATTTGGCTACATGCCACCAGA ATATGCATATGGTAGTGTTTCTTCAAAAATAGATGTATATGCTTTTGGAGTAGTTCTTTATGAACTAATTTCTGCTAAAGCAGCTGTAATAATGGGTGAAGATTCTGGTGCTGATTTAAAGGGCCTTGTAGTTTTG TTTGAAGAAGTTTTTGATCAGCCACATCCTATAGAAGGTCTTAAAAAACTGGTGGATCCTAGGCTTGGAGATAACTATCCAATTGATCATGTATTCAAG ATGGCACAACTTGCGAAAGTATGTACAAATAGTGATCCGCAGCAACGTCCAAATATGAGTTCTGTTGTAGTTGCTCTTACCACACTAACTTCAACTACTGAGGATTGGGATATTACTTCTATATTCAAAAATCCAAATCTTGTAAATCTAATGTCTGGAAGATAG